A single region of the Parasphingorhabdus litoris DSM 22379 genome encodes:
- the tnpB gene encoding IS66 family insertion sequence element accessory protein TnpB (TnpB, as the term is used for proteins encoded by IS66 family insertion elements, is considered an accessory protein, since TnpC, encoded by a neighboring gene, is a DDE family transposase.): protein MIGLPPGTKVHLATQPVSMRYGFDGLAAMVGPVFRADPYSGHLFVFRSKRGDYLKALLWDGSGLCLFAKRLESGRFVWPPVVDGGMEMTPGQLALLIEGIGWRRTVAPPQGRVPMQL, encoded by the coding sequence ATGATTGGACTGCCGCCCGGGACCAAAGTACATTTGGCAACGCAACCTGTTAGCATGCGATATGGATTTGACGGCTTAGCTGCGATGGTAGGTCCGGTGTTTCGGGCAGATCCGTACTCAGGACATCTGTTCGTTTTCCGTTCAAAACGGGGTGACTATTTGAAGGCTTTGCTTTGGGATGGATCCGGTTTGTGCTTGTTTGCAAAGCGCCTTGAATCGGGTCGATTTGTATGGCCTCCTGTGGTTGATGGCGGCATGGAAATGACACCAGGCCAACTCGCGTTGTTGATTGAAGGCATCGGCTGGAGGCGTACCGTCGCGCCTCCCCAGGGAAGAGTTC
- a CDS encoding transposase yields MQMEVITRTERRRKYSDADKDALIAQCELPHNTVKMVAEQNDISPSVLYNWRSQKKAREQSASGPIDLMPFGTIEDLKNIQAQPEPKPVHVANAAHSSMPMGRILMRLPNGTELVVDSHVNEHALQRVLQSLKACS; encoded by the coding sequence ATGCAAATGGAAGTAATCACGCGGACTGAACGTCGGCGCAAATACAGCGATGCCGATAAAGATGCTTTGATTGCCCAATGCGAACTGCCCCACAACACGGTAAAGATGGTTGCAGAACAGAATGATATTTCCCCGAGCGTTCTGTACAATTGGCGAAGCCAGAAAAAAGCTCGGGAGCAATCAGCTAGCGGCCCAATCGATTTGATGCCGTTTGGAACCATAGAAGATTTGAAAAACATCCAAGCGCAACCTGAGCCAAAACCTGTTCATGTTGCGAATGCTGCTCATTCTTCAATGCCAATGGGCAGAATTCTGATGCGGCTTCCAAACGGCACGGAGTTAGTTGTTGATAGTCATGTGAACGAACATGCTCTGCAACGTGTACTACAATCCCTGAAGGCCTGCTCATGA
- a CDS encoding HEPN domain-containing protein, with amino-acid sequence MKSPTSHYKKLKADLRKARKIVVRVDPIECKNDLQRLKLSSYVLLCHAAIEQFLEELALEAAMDARRNFKDKGRISRTLVALVAAKVLDETKAEKSKSKIGSDLVRDIDEYSKQAINLFRNTIKENHGISERNLDNLFIPIGFKPNEIDLSLVNSLTALGERRGGLAHKFVIKNEDTLSAFETDLKSIVRDLEGIDQEVCLCSKYSTKIN; translated from the coding sequence ATGAAGTCGCCAACCTCCCACTATAAAAAGCTGAAAGCTGACCTTAGAAAAGCACGTAAGATTGTAGTTCGGGTCGATCCGATAGAATGCAAAAACGATCTTCAGCGATTAAAGCTGAGCTCGTATGTTTTGCTTTGTCACGCAGCGATAGAGCAGTTTTTAGAGGAGCTCGCTCTTGAGGCGGCAATGGACGCTCGGCGGAACTTCAAAGATAAAGGACGTATATCAAGAACACTGGTAGCTCTAGTTGCGGCCAAAGTATTGGATGAAACAAAGGCAGAGAAGTCGAAATCTAAGATAGGGAGCGATTTGGTTCGAGACATTGATGAGTATTCTAAACAAGCGATAAATCTCTTTAGAAATACTATAAAGGAAAATCATGGAATTTCTGAACGAAACTTAGATAATCTGTTTATACCGATAGGGTTTAAACCAAATGAAATCGACCTCAGTCTCGTGAATTCTCTTACAGCATTAGGAGAACGTCGTGGTGGTTTAGCGCACAAATTTGTTATCAAGAATGAAGACACACTCAGCGCGTTTGAAACTGATCTGAAATCGATAGTCAGAGATTTGGAAGGGATTGACCAAGAAGTTTGCCTCTGCTCCAAATACTCGACCAAAATAAACTGA
- a CDS encoding DUF262 domain-containing protein, with amino-acid sequence MTNTNPTWEDRDEEFEIDDPREDEQVEGISVNDFDGLVLAPSDWTVGTIYSQIGQQIDLDPEFQRRNVWSKKAKSKFIESIFLGVPIPQILLSSRKDSRSRYLVLDGKQRLTTIKEFLNGKYDGGTRFKLRNLSVLDAEIGGQDWPQISKDEDWKDRFNNGVIRAAVLKGWENEEVLYEIFHRLNSGSVRLSPMELRMSLHPGPFLKHIINWTETIGPLHHLLRKKSPDPRMADVELSIRHLAFSDPEMEYNGNLKLFLDNCSEKYNALYENDGFENVIVERLDAMNRAIALGIDIFGEKRFCRKWLGEAYETRFNRALFDVLVGSLSNKEFYEWANSNKLKVEESFKLLFTEDNDFVRSVETTTKSVENTSRRFEKWYGSVEQISGISIEIPSIQ; translated from the coding sequence ATGACTAATACAAACCCTACTTGGGAAGATAGAGATGAAGAATTTGAAATAGATGATCCAAGAGAAGATGAACAAGTAGAGGGGATTTCTGTCAACGATTTTGACGGATTGGTTCTTGCACCGAGCGATTGGACAGTGGGTACGATTTATAGTCAAATTGGTCAGCAAATTGACCTTGATCCAGAGTTTCAAAGAAGGAATGTATGGTCGAAGAAGGCAAAGTCTAAGTTTATAGAATCAATCTTTCTTGGAGTACCTATCCCACAAATATTGCTTTCGTCGAGAAAAGACAGTCGATCCCGGTATTTGGTTTTGGACGGAAAGCAAAGGCTTACTACGATTAAAGAATTCCTAAATGGCAAATACGATGGCGGAACCCGATTTAAATTAAGAAATTTGTCGGTATTGGATGCAGAAATTGGCGGACAAGATTGGCCGCAAATCTCCAAAGATGAGGATTGGAAGGACCGCTTTAACAACGGGGTAATTAGAGCCGCAGTATTAAAAGGTTGGGAGAACGAAGAAGTTCTGTACGAGATTTTTCATCGTTTAAATTCAGGATCAGTTCGCCTTTCCCCAATGGAACTTCGGATGTCACTTCACCCTGGGCCGTTTTTGAAACATATAATCAATTGGACAGAGACAATTGGACCACTGCACCATTTGTTAAGGAAAAAATCCCCTGACCCCCGAATGGCAGATGTAGAACTAAGTATTCGACATTTAGCATTCTCTGACCCTGAAATGGAATATAATGGAAATCTGAAGTTATTTTTGGATAATTGCAGTGAGAAATACAATGCGCTTTACGAAAATGACGGATTTGAAAACGTTATAGTCGAGCGGTTAGATGCAATGAATCGAGCTATTGCATTGGGTATAGATATTTTTGGAGAAAAACGCTTCTGTAGAAAATGGCTTGGTGAAGCATATGAAACACGATTCAATAGAGCACTTTTTGACGTATTAGTTGGTTCGCTATCCAATAAAGAATTTTACGAATGGGCTAACAGTAACAAACTGAAAGTTGAAGAATCGTTCAAGTTGCTATTCACCGAAGATAATGATTTTGTTAGATCCGTTGAGACAACGACAAAATCAGTCGAAAACACTTCTAGGCGTTTTGAAAAATGGTACGGTTCGGTTGAACAAATTTCCGGTATTTCGATTGAAATTCCCAGCATCCAATAA